In Bacillus sp. DX3.1, the following proteins share a genomic window:
- a CDS encoding nucleoside transporter C-terminal domain-containing protein, giving the protein MQYVMSVIGILAVLGLCFAFSNNKSKINFRAIAIMIVFQILIGWFMFGTKIGQQIIIVISKVFNKLIKLGTTGVDFLFNGIQRDFVFFLNVLLIIVFFSALLSIFSYLGILPFIVRIVGGAISKITGLPRVESFHAVNSVFFGSSEALIVIKNDLKHFNKNRMFIICCSAMSSVSASVTASYVMMLDAKYVLAALPLNLFSSLIVCSLLTPVDTAKEDETIQKFDKNLFGDSLIGAMINGALDGLKVAGIVAALMIAFIGVMEVVNYVISAASGAMGYAITLQQIFGYILAPFAFLMGIPAHDIIPAGGIMGTKIVLNEFVAILDLKEVAKTLSPRTVGIVTVFLISFASISQIGAIVGTIRALSEKQGSVVSRFGWKMLFASTLASILSATIAGLFI; this is encoded by the coding sequence ATGCAATATGTAATGAGTGTTATCGGTATTCTTGCCGTACTAGGTCTATGTTTTGCTTTCTCAAACAACAAAAGTAAAATCAATTTCCGTGCAATTGCTATTATGATTGTTTTCCAAATTTTAATTGGTTGGTTTATGTTTGGTACAAAAATTGGGCAGCAAATCATTATTGTAATTAGTAAGGTCTTCAATAAACTCATTAAACTTGGTACAACAGGTGTGGATTTTCTCTTCAACGGAATCCAACGAGACTTTGTCTTTTTCTTAAATGTCCTATTAATTATCGTCTTTTTCTCTGCACTACTTTCTATTTTTAGCTATTTAGGCATTTTACCATTCATCGTTCGCATTGTTGGCGGTGCAATTTCTAAAATTACTGGTCTGCCACGTGTTGAATCATTCCATGCGGTAAACTCCGTATTCTTCGGTTCAAGTGAAGCATTAATTGTTATTAAAAATGATTTAAAACATTTTAATAAAAACCGTATGTTCATTATTTGCTGTTCAGCAATGAGTTCTGTTTCAGCTTCCGTAACAGCATCTTATGTCATGATGTTAGATGCAAAGTATGTACTAGCAGCTCTGCCGCTGAACTTATTCTCTAGCTTAATCGTTTGTTCATTATTAACACCGGTTGATACAGCAAAGGAAGATGAAACAATCCAGAAATTCGATAAAAACCTATTTGGTGATAGCTTAATCGGTGCCATGATTAATGGTGCGTTAGATGGCTTAAAAGTAGCTGGTATTGTTGCAGCTTTAATGATCGCCTTTATCGGTGTTATGGAAGTTGTAAACTATGTCATTAGCGCCGCTTCAGGAGCAATGGGATATGCAATTACACTACAACAAATTTTCGGTTACATTCTTGCACCATTTGCATTCTTAATGGGAATTCCAGCACATGATATCATTCCAGCTGGGGGCATTATGGGTACAAAAATTGTCCTAAATGAATTTGTAGCGATTCTTGATTTAAAAGAAGTTGCCAAAACATTATCTCCACGTACAGTTGGGATTGTAACAGTATTCTTAATTAGCTTTGCAAGCATTAGTCAAATCGGTGCGATCGTCGGTACAATTCGTGCACTTTCTGAAAAACAAGGAAGCGTCGTATCTCGCTTCGGTTGGAAAATGCTATTTGCATCTACACTTGCTTCTATTTTATCCGCAACGATTGCCGGATTATTTATTTAG